In Vogesella indigofera, a single window of DNA contains:
- the flhB gene encoding flagellar type III secretion system protein FlhB, with protein sequence MAEAHNGDKTEKASPHKLREARKQGQVPRSKDVATAVGIVVAVWLSFWQMPDWLADFRRLFALAFASLGGRGTLENVWSMLFAGSLTLLVKMLLPLLVIPLLVVLFSLLPGGWIFVGQHFFPQLKRLNPLSHLGRVVSAKHASEVGKSILKALLLGGVLYSVALSAMQDFFALQDLPLDEALAAAGARLLQALLALAAVFVLFAVIDLPLQWLLFQREQRMSKQDLKDEYKKTEGSPQIKQRIRQVQQQLAQRGLRKSVPGADVIIVNPTHYAVALKYDEDRAEAPFIIAKGVDEMALCISRIAAEHDIAVLTIPPLARAVYHTTQVNQQIPAPLYRAVAQVLTYVLQLKAFRSGKRRLRPTLPDDLPVPAHLANPKTTT encoded by the coding sequence GTGGCTGAGGCGCACAACGGCGACAAGACGGAAAAGGCCTCGCCGCACAAGCTGCGCGAGGCACGCAAGCAGGGCCAGGTGCCGCGCTCCAAGGATGTCGCCACCGCGGTCGGCATCGTGGTGGCGGTGTGGCTCAGCTTCTGGCAGATGCCGGACTGGCTGGCCGATTTCCGCCGCCTGTTCGCGCTGGCCTTCGCCTCGCTCGGCGGCCGCGGCACGCTGGAGAACGTGTGGTCGATGCTATTCGCCGGCAGCCTGACCCTGCTGGTGAAGATGCTGCTGCCGCTCTTGGTGATCCCGCTGCTGGTGGTGCTGTTCTCGCTGCTGCCCGGTGGCTGGATCTTCGTCGGCCAGCACTTCTTCCCGCAGCTGAAGCGACTCAACCCGCTCAGCCATCTGGGGCGGGTGGTGTCGGCCAAGCACGCCAGCGAGGTCGGCAAGTCCATCCTCAAGGCGCTGCTGCTCGGCGGCGTGCTGTACAGCGTGGCGCTCTCCGCGATGCAGGACTTCTTCGCGCTGCAGGACCTGCCGCTGGACGAGGCGCTGGCCGCCGCCGGCGCGCGGCTGCTACAGGCGCTGCTGGCGCTGGCGGCGGTGTTCGTGCTGTTCGCGGTGATCGACCTGCCGCTGCAGTGGCTGCTGTTCCAGCGCGAGCAGCGCATGAGCAAGCAGGACCTGAAGGACGAGTACAAGAAGACCGAGGGCAGCCCGCAGATCAAGCAGCGCATCCGCCAGGTGCAGCAGCAGCTGGCGCAGCGCGGGCTGCGCAAGTCGGTGCCCGGCGCCGACGTGATCATCGTCAACCCGACCCACTACGCGGTGGCGCTGAAATACGACGAGGACCGCGCCGAGGCGCCGTTCATCATCGCCAAGGGCGTCGACGAGATGGCGCTGTGCATCAGCCGCATCGCCGCCGAACACGATATTGCCGTGCTCACCATCCCGCCCTTGGCGCGGGCGGTGTACCACACTACCCAGGTCAACCAGCAGATCCCGGCGCCGCTGTACCGCGCCGTGGCGCAGGTGCTGACCTATGTCTTGCAGCTGAAAGCCTTCCGCAGCGGCAAACGCCGCCTGCGGCCAACCTTGCCGGATGATTTGCCGGTGCCAGCCCATCTCGCCAATCCGAAAACGACAACATGA
- a CDS encoding flagellar biosynthesis protein FlhA: MTALNRLLALLARHKVATPLYLLAILAMVILPLPPLVLDLLFTFNIVLAIIIILVSVSARRPLDFSIFPTIILGATLLRLTLNVASTRVVLLDGHQGTDAAGRVIEAFGHVVIGGNFVVGLVVFVILMIINFMVVTKGAERISEVSARFTLDALPGKQMAIDADLNAGVITQEAAQQRRRDISTEADFYGAMDGASKFVRGDAIAGILILLINLIGGVAIGTLMHDMALGDAFRQYALMTIGDGLVAQIPALLLSSAAAIIVTRVSDSGDMQEQVSSQMLASPVVLYSAAGMMFMLAIIPGMPWPTFIGFAALLAFVGWRLQQAPAKSSTPLDHGALQQVLQGDGEPELDWHSLPYSETLTLSLGYKLVTLIDKAQGAPLSKRLKGVRQTLSESMGLLLPAVAVRDDLKLKPAQYAILLAGSTIAEAEVHADRLMAIPSPQVYGTLDGIPGVDPAFAMPVTWIEMQDKARALGLGYQVVDCASVIATHLNKVMRDHLAELFRHDDVAALGERLAAQAPKLAQALSQALTANQQLKVYRALLADGVSLKPVEAIATTLVEAADNSKEPIMLAAEVRSALKRQIVQAILGPRGEMKAFNLGADLENLLLGALGQAQQSGKAALDSFPIDPNVLQQLQQNMPIIRDQMKQMATPPLLLVMPQLRPLLARYGRLFAPGLHILSYNEVPENREVSLVGTLG; the protein is encoded by the coding sequence ATGACCGCCCTCAACCGTCTGCTTGCCCTCCTGGCGCGCCACAAGGTCGCCACCCCGCTGTACCTGCTCGCCATCCTGGCGATGGTGATCCTGCCGCTGCCACCGCTGGTGCTGGACCTGCTGTTCACCTTCAACATCGTGCTGGCGATCATCATCATCCTGGTCAGCGTGTCGGCGCGGCGGCCGCTGGACTTCTCCATCTTCCCCACCATCATCCTCGGCGCCACGCTGTTGCGGCTGACGCTGAACGTGGCCTCGACGCGGGTGGTGCTGCTCGACGGCCACCAGGGCACCGACGCCGCCGGCCGCGTGATCGAGGCCTTCGGCCACGTGGTGATCGGCGGCAACTTCGTGGTCGGCCTGGTGGTGTTCGTGATCCTGATGATCATCAACTTCATGGTGGTGACCAAGGGCGCCGAGCGCATCTCCGAGGTGTCGGCGCGCTTTACGCTGGACGCGCTGCCGGGCAAGCAGATGGCGATCGACGCCGACCTCAACGCCGGGGTGATCACCCAGGAGGCGGCACAGCAGCGCCGGCGCGACATCAGCACCGAGGCCGACTTCTACGGCGCGATGGACGGCGCCTCCAAGTTCGTGCGCGGCGACGCCATCGCCGGCATCCTGATCCTGCTGATCAACCTGATCGGCGGTGTCGCCATCGGCACGCTGATGCACGACATGGCGCTGGGCGACGCCTTCCGCCAGTACGCGCTGATGACCATCGGCGACGGCCTGGTGGCGCAGATCCCGGCGCTGCTGCTGTCCTCCGCCGCCGCCATCATCGTCACCCGCGTCAGCGACTCCGGCGACATGCAGGAGCAGGTCAGCAGCCAGATGCTGGCCTCGCCGGTGGTGCTGTACTCCGCCGCCGGCATGATGTTCATGCTCGCCATCATCCCCGGCATGCCGTGGCCGACCTTCATCGGTTTTGCCGCGTTGCTGGCCTTTGTCGGCTGGCGGCTGCAGCAGGCACCGGCCAAAAGCAGCACGCCGCTGGACCACGGCGCGCTGCAGCAGGTGCTGCAGGGCGACGGCGAACCGGAGCTGGACTGGCACAGCCTGCCGTACAGCGAGACGCTGACGCTGTCGCTGGGCTACAAGCTGGTGACGTTGATCGACAAGGCGCAGGGCGCGCCGCTGAGCAAGCGCCTGAAAGGCGTGCGCCAGACGCTGAGCGAAAGCATGGGCCTGCTGCTGCCGGCGGTGGCGGTGCGCGACGACCTGAAGCTGAAGCCGGCGCAGTACGCGATCCTGCTCGCCGGCAGCACCATCGCCGAGGCCGAGGTGCACGCCGACCGGCTGATGGCGATCCCGTCACCGCAGGTGTACGGCACGCTGGACGGCATACCCGGCGTCGACCCGGCGTTCGCGATGCCGGTGACCTGGATCGAGATGCAGGACAAGGCGCGCGCGCTGGGGCTGGGCTACCAGGTGGTCGATTGCGCCAGCGTGATCGCCACCCACCTCAACAAGGTGATGCGCGACCACCTGGCCGAGCTGTTCCGCCACGACGACGTCGCCGCGCTGGGCGAAAGGTTGGCCGCACAGGCGCCCAAGCTGGCGCAGGCGCTGTCGCAGGCGCTCACCGCCAACCAGCAGCTGAAGGTGTACCGTGCGCTGCTGGCCGACGGCGTGTCGCTGAAGCCGGTGGAGGCGATCGCCACCACGCTGGTGGAAGCCGCCGACAACAGCAAGGAGCCGATCATGCTGGCGGCGGAGGTACGCTCCGCGCTGAAGCGGCAGATCGTGCAGGCCATCCTCGGCCCACGCGGCGAGATGAAGGCGTTCAACCTCGGCGCCGATCTGGAAAACCTGCTGCTCGGCGCGCTGGGCCAGGCGCAGCAGAGCGGCAAGGCGGCGCTGGACAGCTTCCCGATCGACCCCAACGTGCTGCAGCAGCTGCAGCAGAACATGCCCATCATCCGCGACCAGATGAAGCAGATGGCGACGCCGCCGCTGCTGCTGGTGATGCCGCAGCTACGCCCGCTGCTGGCGCGCTACGGACGTCTGTTCGCGCCCGGCCTGCACATCCTGTCCTACAACGAGGTGCCGGAAAACCGCGAGGTCAGCCTGGTGGGGACGCTGGGCTAG
- a CDS encoding flagellin N-terminal helical domain-containing protein: protein MLSLHTNAAALFTKSNLNTSQNSLTTSMTRLGTGYRINSSQDDAAGLQIATRLEAQSRGMTVAMKNAQNGISLLQTADGALSEVSNIMLRMKDLATEASTATATAADKTAMKAEFDALGAEITNIMTNTKFGGEALLTGGKLAAAMKFQVGATAAEAYTFNASADLTAIGTANTALIAGDLSIADPSAVIALADTAVAAVGTLRSSIGAGANRLNHISNNLANVNNNTQIAKSRIMDTDYANETANMTSRQMLMQAGTSMLKQSGSIGQLAMSLMQ from the coding sequence ATGCTGAGCCTTCACACCAACGCCGCAGCCCTGTTCACCAAAAGCAACCTGAATACCAGCCAGAACTCGCTGACGACCTCGATGACCCGTCTGGGTACCGGTTATCGCATCAACTCGTCGCAGGACGATGCCGCCGGCCTGCAGATCGCGACCCGTCTGGAAGCACAAAGCCGTGGCATGACCGTGGCGATGAAGAACGCGCAGAACGGTATCAGCCTGTTGCAGACTGCCGACGGCGCGCTGTCCGAAGTGTCCAACATCATGCTGCGTATGAAAGACCTGGCCACCGAAGCGTCTACCGCTACCGCCACCGCTGCCGACAAGACCGCAATGAAGGCTGAATTCGATGCGCTGGGCGCCGAAATCACCAACATCATGACCAACACCAAGTTCGGTGGCGAAGCGCTGCTGACCGGCGGCAAGCTGGCCGCAGCGATGAAGTTCCAGGTGGGTGCCACTGCGGCCGAAGCCTACACCTTCAACGCCTCCGCCGATCTGACCGCCATCGGTACCGCCAACACCGCGCTGATCGCCGGTGACCTGTCGATTGCCGATCCAAGCGCCGTGATCGCACTGGCTGACACCGCTGTTGCCGCCGTTGGCACCCTGCGTTCTTCCATCGGTGCCGGCGCCAACCGCCTGAACCACATCAGCAACAACCTGGCCAACGTCAACAACAACACCCAGATCGCCAAGTCGCGCATCATGGACACCGACTACGCCAACGAAACCGCCAACATGACTTCGCGTCAGATGCTGATGCAGGCCGGCACCTCGATGCTGAAGCAGTCCGGTTCCATCGGTCAGCTGGCCATGTCGCTGATGCAGTAA
- the hmpA gene encoding NO-inducible flavohemoprotein, which translates to MRAKTCIFYTTLKESTMLDQHTRQLVKATAPVLKQHGVTLTRHFYARMFQHNPELKQIFNQGHQQAGSQQQALAMAVAAYAEHIDDPSVLAPVLTLVANKHASLGIRAEHYPIVGGHLLASIREVLGDAASDELIAAWAAAYGQLADILIAEENKLYQQAATQRGGWSGWRAFKVGRKVAESAEITSFYLQPADGGALPDYLPGQYVSVRLAVPELGMMQPRQYSLSAAPGGTALRISVKREAGDDSRPAGMVSNVLHDAIEAGALLDLAPPMGDFFLHQERSTPVVLISGGVGITPLLAMLEQLLQQNSPRSIRFLHACRDGSVHAFRQHVANLAAEYPQLDSRIYYEAPRAEDQPGVHYHHAGRITPTAEMIVADADYYLCGPLPFMQAQQQALLALGVDAGRIHAEAFGTGGTAL; encoded by the coding sequence TTGCGCGCAAAAACATGTATTTTTTACACAACATTAAAGGAAAGCACGATGCTGGATCAGCACACCCGTCAACTGGTCAAGGCCACCGCCCCCGTCCTGAAACAACACGGCGTCACCCTCACCCGCCACTTCTACGCGCGCATGTTCCAGCACAATCCGGAACTGAAGCAGATCTTCAACCAGGGTCACCAGCAGGCCGGCAGCCAGCAACAGGCACTGGCGATGGCGGTGGCCGCCTACGCCGAGCACATCGATGATCCGTCGGTGCTGGCACCGGTACTGACACTGGTGGCCAACAAGCACGCCAGCCTCGGCATCCGCGCCGAGCACTACCCTATCGTCGGCGGCCACCTGCTGGCCTCGATCCGCGAGGTGCTGGGCGACGCCGCCAGCGACGAGCTGATCGCCGCCTGGGCCGCCGCCTACGGCCAGCTGGCCGACATCCTGATCGCAGAGGAAAACAAGCTGTACCAGCAGGCGGCCACCCAGCGCGGCGGCTGGAGCGGCTGGCGCGCGTTCAAGGTTGGCCGCAAGGTGGCGGAGAGCGCCGAAATCACCTCCTTCTATCTGCAGCCGGCCGACGGCGGCGCGCTGCCGGACTACCTGCCGGGGCAGTACGTGTCGGTGCGGTTGGCAGTGCCGGAACTGGGCATGATGCAGCCGCGGCAGTACAGCCTGTCGGCCGCGCCCGGCGGCACGGCGCTGCGCATCTCGGTGAAGCGTGAGGCCGGCGACGACAGCCGCCCGGCGGGGATGGTGTCCAACGTGCTGCACGACGCGATCGAGGCCGGCGCACTGCTGGACCTGGCGCCGCCGATGGGCGACTTCTTCCTGCACCAGGAACGCAGCACGCCGGTGGTGCTGATCAGCGGCGGCGTCGGTATCACCCCGCTGCTGGCGATGCTGGAGCAGCTGCTGCAACAAAACAGCCCGCGCAGCATCCGCTTCCTGCACGCCTGCCGCGACGGCAGCGTGCACGCCTTCCGCCAGCACGTCGCCAATCTGGCGGCCGAGTACCCGCAGCTGGACAGCCGTATCTACTATGAAGCGCCGCGCGCCGAGGATCAGCCGGGCGTGCACTACCATCACGCCGGCCGTATCACGCCGACGGCAGAAATGATCGTCGCCGACGCCGACTACTACCTGTGCGGCCCGCTGCCGTTCATGCAGGCGCAGCAGCAAGCGCTGCTGGCGCTGGGCGTCGATGCCGGGCGCATTCACGCCGAAGCCTTCGGCACCGGTGGCACCGCGCTATAA
- a CDS encoding Rrf2 family transcriptional regulator, giving the protein MQLTHFTDLGLRVLMYLTDEPRVAPVTIGEIAERFAVSRNHLVKVVHFMSQQGWLVTTRGKGGGLALARAANLYLLGQVIRQLEGVTELIDCAEPPCQLRGSCQLKGMLDEALQAFFSALDRYTLADAVRTPTSQAIAILHRMSPRALS; this is encoded by the coding sequence ATGCAACTGACCCACTTCACCGACCTTGGCCTGCGCGTCCTGATGTACCTCACCGACGAGCCGCGCGTGGCGCCGGTCACCATCGGCGAGATCGCCGAGCGCTTCGCCGTGTCGCGCAACCATCTGGTCAAGGTGGTGCACTTCATGTCGCAGCAGGGCTGGCTGGTCACCACCCGCGGCAAGGGCGGCGGCCTGGCGCTGGCGCGTGCGGCCAACCTTTACCTGCTGGGACAGGTGATCCGCCAGCTGGAAGGCGTCACCGAGCTGATCGACTGCGCCGAGCCGCCGTGCCAGCTGCGCGGCAGCTGCCAGCTGAAAGGGATGCTGGACGAGGCGCTGCAGGCCTTTTTCAGCGCGCTGGACCGTTACACGCTGGCCGATGCGGTGCGCACGCCGACCAGCCAGGCGATCGCCATCCTGCACCGCATGTCGCCGCGCGCGCTGTCCTGA
- a CDS encoding DUF2798 domain-containing protein: MSPPSRKHTLLFALLMSCYMAFLMSGILTAVNTGIDAGFVGRWLHAWLLAWSCAFPLVLIGAPRLRRLLLRYVGP, from the coding sequence ATGTCCCCTCCTTCCCGCAAACACACCCTGCTGTTCGCCCTGCTGATGTCCTGCTACATGGCCTTCCTGATGTCGGGCATCCTCACCGCGGTCAACACCGGCATCGACGCCGGCTTTGTCGGCCGCTGGCTGCACGCCTGGCTGCTGGCGTGGAGCTGCGCCTTCCCGCTGGTACTGATCGGGGCGCCGCGCCTGCGCCGTCTGCTGCTGCGCTACGTCGGCCCCTGA